In Mycobacterium gallinarum, a single window of DNA contains:
- the cydD gene encoding thiol reductant ABC exporter subunit CydD, whose translation MRRFLVSSTACGVLIAGATIASAVVLADIAARVITDPDARSLSRLAGPLSILVLLWTFRTVVTWQQGRLAQRGASEVIADISRSVLAATTALPPRQFTRHRDDAAILVTRGLDGLRMYFTAYLPALLAAVLLTPTTVAVIAWYDWRSALIVSIALPLIPIFMVLIGLTTSERSAAALRAMATLQSRLLDLVAGLPTLRALRRVGGSATRIAELGAAHRRSTMATLRIAFLSSLVLELLATLGVALVAVSVGLRLVYGDVTLTAGLTALLLAPEVFWPLRRVGAAYHAAQDGKTAADNAFRLVDALPSSAGGTGHVTAGSATRGSTIAITALDATVEPGRVTVIAGPNGAGKTTLLHAILGLTEPEAGRIHVDAIDVADLDLPAWWAQVGWLAHRPAIIPGTVRQNLELFGPLDDIEKACRMACFDEVLADLPDGLNTMLGSGGVGLSLGQRQRLGLARVLGSAAPVLLLDEPTAHLDAEAEHRVLDAITTRAAAGATVIVVGHRAPVLAIGERVLQIGSLVDV comes from the coding sequence ATGCGCCGATTTCTCGTGTCGTCGACCGCCTGCGGCGTACTGATCGCCGGCGCCACGATCGCCTCCGCGGTCGTGCTGGCCGACATCGCGGCCCGCGTGATCACCGATCCGGATGCGCGCAGCCTCAGCCGGCTGGCAGGGCCACTGTCGATTCTTGTGCTGCTGTGGACATTCCGGACAGTGGTCACCTGGCAGCAGGGCCGGCTCGCGCAGCGCGGGGCGAGCGAGGTGATTGCCGACATCAGCCGGTCGGTGCTGGCGGCGACGACGGCATTGCCGCCACGCCAGTTCACGCGGCACCGTGACGACGCCGCCATCCTCGTCACCCGGGGCCTCGACGGCCTGCGGATGTACTTCACCGCATATCTACCCGCGCTGCTCGCCGCCGTGCTTCTGACACCGACCACCGTCGCCGTGATCGCCTGGTACGACTGGCGATCCGCATTGATCGTCTCGATCGCACTGCCACTCATTCCGATCTTCATGGTCCTGATCGGCCTCACCACCTCCGAGCGCTCTGCTGCGGCGTTACGCGCGATGGCCACGCTGCAATCGCGTCTGCTGGATCTGGTGGCGGGCCTGCCGACGCTGCGGGCCCTGCGACGCGTGGGAGGCTCAGCGACGCGGATCGCCGAATTGGGCGCCGCCCATCGTCGTTCGACGATGGCGACGTTGCGCATCGCCTTTCTGTCTTCGCTGGTGCTCGAATTGCTGGCCACACTCGGTGTCGCGCTCGTCGCGGTGAGCGTGGGGCTGCGACTGGTCTACGGCGATGTGACCTTGACTGCGGGTCTCACGGCGCTGCTGCTGGCGCCCGAGGTGTTCTGGCCACTGCGCCGCGTCGGCGCGGCCTATCACGCCGCACAGGACGGAAAGACGGCCGCCGACAATGCGTTCCGTCTCGTCGATGCGCTGCCGTCGTCGGCGGGCGGGACCGGCCATGTGACGGCCGGATCTGCCACACGGGGGTCCACCATCGCCATCACGGCGCTCGACGCCACCGTCGAGCCCGGCCGGGTGACCGTCATCGCCGGGCCCAACGGAGCGGGCAAGACCACGCTGCTGCACGCCATTCTGGGTCTTACCGAGCCGGAGGCCGGCCGGATTCACGTCGACGCCATCGACGTGGCCGATCTGGACCTGCCCGCCTGGTGGGCACAAGTCGGGTGGCTTGCGCATCGTCCCGCGATCATTCCCGGTACCGTGCGGCAGAATCTCGAGCTCTTCGGACCGCTCGACGATATCGAGAAGGCCTGCCGGATGGCCTGTTTCGATGAGGTGCTGGCCGACTTGCCCGACGGCCTGAACACCATGCTGGGCAGCGGCGGCGTCGGCCTCTCGCTCGGTCAACGCCAACGACTCGGACTGGCCCGGGTGCTCGGATCGGCCGCTCCCGTCCTGCTTCTCGACGAACCGACCGCTCACCTCGACGCCGAAGCCGAACACCGCGTGCTCGACGCCATCACCACACGCGCCGCCGCCGGTGCGACAGTGATCGTGGTCGGCCACCGCGCACCGGTGCTCGCCATCGGCGAGCGCGTCCTGCAGATCGGGAGCCTCGTCGATGTTTGA
- the cydB gene encoding cytochrome d ubiquinol oxidase subunit II, giving the protein MGLQEMWFFIIAVLFGGFVLLEGFDFGVGMLMAPFGRAGKSSGADPEQRRRAALNTIGPVWDANEVWLITAGAAMFAAFPNWYATMFSALYLPLLAILVGMIVRVVGIEWRGKINDPRWRTWADAGIAAGSWLPAILWGVAFAILVRGLPIDADGQAHLSIGDVLSGYTVLGGLATASLFAFYGAVFVALKTAGAVRDDAFRFARVLSLPAIVFAGGFGLWTQLAHGKTWTWLPLGIAVIALLTAVALMLTRRREGWAFASTMVVVASVVVLLFGTMYPNLLPSTLNPDWNVTIYNGSSTPYTLAIMSWASLTLLPLVVGYQGWTYWVFRRRITADAIPASVGLSRQRT; this is encoded by the coding sequence ATGGGCCTACAAGAGATGTGGTTCTTCATCATCGCCGTCCTGTTCGGCGGCTTCGTTCTGCTCGAGGGCTTCGACTTCGGGGTCGGCATGCTGATGGCCCCGTTCGGGCGGGCGGGCAAGAGCAGCGGCGCGGATCCCGAGCAGCGCAGGCGCGCCGCGCTGAACACCATCGGTCCGGTGTGGGACGCCAATGAGGTCTGGTTGATCACCGCCGGCGCAGCGATGTTCGCCGCGTTCCCGAACTGGTACGCCACGATGTTCTCGGCGCTGTATCTGCCCCTGCTGGCCATCCTGGTCGGGATGATCGTGCGCGTCGTCGGCATCGAATGGCGCGGCAAGATCAACGATCCGCGTTGGCGCACATGGGCCGACGCCGGTATCGCGGCCGGATCCTGGTTGCCCGCCATCCTGTGGGGCGTCGCGTTCGCGATCCTGGTGCGGGGCCTACCCATCGACGCCGACGGCCAGGCTCACCTGTCGATCGGCGATGTCCTCAGCGGCTACACGGTTCTCGGCGGGCTGGCGACGGCCTCGCTGTTCGCGTTCTACGGTGCGGTGTTCGTGGCATTGAAGACCGCAGGTGCGGTGCGCGACGACGCATTCCGCTTCGCCCGTGTGTTGTCGCTGCCGGCCATCGTGTTCGCAGGCGGGTTCGGACTCTGGACGCAACTGGCGCACGGCAAGACTTGGACATGGTTGCCGCTGGGGATCGCCGTGATCGCGCTGCTGACGGCGGTGGCACTGATGCTGACCCGCCGCCGGGAGGGCTGGGCGTTCGCCTCGACGATGGTCGTGGTCGCCTCGGTCGTGGTGCTGCTGTTCGGCACCATGTATCCGAATCTGTTGCCGTCCACGCTGAATCCGGACTGGAACGTGACGATCTACAACGGTTCATCGACGCCGTACACGCTGGCGATCATGTCGTGGGCGTCCTTGACGCTGCTGCCACTGGTGGTCGGATACCAGGGGTGGACGTACTGGGTGTTCCGCCGCAGGATCACCGCCGATGCCATCCCGGCCTCAGTCGGATTGTCACGGCAACGCACGTGA